From the genome of Hemiscyllium ocellatum isolate sHemOce1 chromosome 6, sHemOce1.pat.X.cur, whole genome shotgun sequence:
cgcttagtggcatggtgtaaagatgaCAATTTCTCCATCAATGTCAACAAAATGAAGGAACTGGTTATTGACTTTAGAAACCAAAGTGGAGGGCACAGCCCAGTCTGTATCaacggtgctgaggtggagattagattagattccttagtgtggaaacaggcccttcggcccaacaagtccacaccgaccttccgaagagcaacccacccagacccgttcccttaccctacatttttttctttacctctgactaatgcacctaactctacgggcaatttagcatggccaattcacctaacctgcacatctttggactgtgggaggaaaccgcagcacccagaggaaatccacgcagacactgggagaacgtgcaaactccacacagacagttgcccaaggcggggaATGAATCCcggtccctcgtgctgtgaggcagcagtgctagccactgagccatggtgctgcCCTCAAAAATCACGCACATTAGGCAACAGTGGGAGACAAACCCAAGCCTGTGTGGAGATAATCACCTGAATCCAGCGGCTTAGACAGCTTAGCCATAGCCCAGAGATGGTTGAAAATGCCACGCTGCTGggaatgatgatcaccaacaatctgtcctggtccacccatgccAATGCactggtcaagaaagcacaacgatgtctctacttcctcaggaggctaaggaaatttggcttgTCCACAAgcactcttaccaatttttatagatgcaccgtaCAAAGCATTCTATCTGAATGCATCACAACATGGTTTGACAACTGCTCTtctcaagactgcaagaaactacaatGAGTTGTGCACATAGCCCAGTCCATCTCACAAactagccttccatccattgattccatctgTACTCCCCGCTGCCCcagaaaagcagccaacatcatcaaagacccctcccaccctggttatactctcttacaccctcttccatcaggcagaaaatataAAGCTTTGTATATACACTTAAGTAGATTGAAGAAGAGCTTCTTTCCCACTATTATTAGACTTTTGAAGggatctctcaaattttaatTTAATGGTTGATCTCGctttctgtgcaccttctctgtagccatAACAGtgtattcttcactctgttctattacccaaatgcactttgtatgatctgacctgcctgtactgcacacaagaCAAAACTATTCATtgtaccttggtacatgtgacaataatgaatcaaatcaacTCCTTCCATCCAATAAATAGAGAGGTAAAGGAAGAGGGCATTCAATTCTGTGGTCAGATCATATTGTagctggcagcaactgtggaagaCGATCTGGTTAATGCAGAAGTATAACTTGCAAGGAGTTAAGGAGATGACAATCTTTTGGTATTTTCTCTCTGATGCACTGAGAGCAGGAATTTTGCTTTAAAGTAGAGTAGTTCTCCTATTGGAGGATGATTCTCACCCTAtctatctccatggcaacacagTGATACCATgggcacctccaacagtgcttGTCAAGCATCCAATCCAAATGAAGTTCACTTCCCAAAAGCCCCCCTGGCAGAATCGGCTGATTTGCCAATGCCAAATAAAACTAGCTCAGCTCTCAGAACAGCTGTGTAGTCGATTGCATTGTTCCAAAAGAGGGAGAGGCACATGTTGATAATATCTGATCTGCTGATAGAGGCTGAgtcttattttctttattttagtCTTTATCAGTTTGTCAAAACTCTGTACAGCCAGGCTGTTTAATAGAACtctgaattcaaattttgttttgcttgctGGATTTTATTTAAAGAGATACAAATTACACATTGGGCGCTTCCAATAGTTCTGAGCCTGCTCACAGAGCagttcagagaacacctctgggacacccacaccaaccaaccccaccgccctgcgttagaacacttcaactccccctcccactccgccaaggatatgcaggtcttgGGGCTGCTCTACCGCCACTCCCTAATCATCCAatacctgaaggaagaatgcctcatcttctgcctcaggacccgccaaccccatggcatcaatgtggatttcaccagtttcctcattttccctccccccacctgatcccagttccaaccttctaactccttcccacctatccactctactctcccttctgacctatcatcattacccccacctccatccacctattgcacctCTCAGCTAagttcccccaaccccacctcatcTCATTTAACTCTCCATTCCCAATGATCCtggccctattcctgatgaagggcttttgcccaaaacgtcaattttcctgctcctttgatgctacctgacctgttgtgcttttccagcaccacactcttctatTCCAATAGTTCAGCCTGCTGCGGTATATGCATACTTACATACACATGTAGGTCCTGAATTAGACCCGACTGAATACGGTTACCACCCAATGATTAACAAGTAGATCAGCTGCCACACATTTTAAGGGTAACCAAggaatttattattttgtttattcattcatgggatgtgtgcattgctgactgggccacCATCTATTGACCTACCCTTATTGTCTAGAGGGCAGTTATGAGCCTATTAAGagtcacattgctgttggtcctGAATTGCCtgtaagtcagaccaggtaaaggtggcTGATTCCcttcccctaaaggacattattgaaccagatgggaaTTTACAATATTCAACACTAGTTACATGTGATTCAATCCCCTGTGTTCAGAATGTGAGCCTAGATTACTCGTCTTGTGATATTCCAACTATGTCACCATCTCAAGCTTGTACAAGGAGCAAATGTGTGACACAATGGCTAGTCATACACAATTTCACTTTCTTAATCTACATTTGAAACTTGTAACTGAGTTGCTGTAATATTTATCAAATTTGTGCTGTAATAGGGGGAATTTTATAGTAATTTAGCTTTCTATAGCAATTCATGATGTGCAGAGAGAAGTTTGAATGCTTTGCAAGAGTGGACATTCACAAATTGTGAAACAAAgtttggaaaaggacatgaaacgTTGAGAAAAATTAAGAACCTTCTGGACATCATTAGGGAACAATTgtttagagaaggaattccagaaaGTGGGGCCCTTGTTATAATGTGCCATTAAATGATACTGCATGGTCACTTGTTTCTATTGACAATCTTGTTGTGTTTGACTGTGATTCATTATGACCAAAACAGTAGCAAATTAAACTGATAATTTTCTAGTATTCAGCATTCCTATAGTGTAGATCATTGCAAATGGTATACAATGTACAACAATTGAATTAAATCTACTTCACATTCTGTTTAAATCAGCCAAGAGTTGCTGTGTAATCATTTTGAATTTTTGATCCTTCTAGTACTGTGACAATAAAGGAACTGAATGATGGAAGTTCACAAACAGTGTTTGCTTGGTTTAGCTGAGATGATGCCTTGAAACAGTGCAGCGTAAGCTGACAGGAGAATGCTGCAAAAGTGTACAAAATATAACTATCATCGCTGTCTGCTGAAGCACATTTTAGTTTAGAGATAAATGCAGTTGCGTGCAACATGCAAGCATTCTTACAAATGCTCTAACTGAAGGTCACAAATACAACAGGGGAAGTAAATAAACCTCCTATTTGAATAATTTGAATCTTTACTTTCTCTCTAGGTCCTTCTCTCAATAAGCTACAACACCGAGTAAACAGTGTCAGCCATTTTCCATTGTCGGTCAGGCAGCCACCTAAGGCTACAGCTTATGTGAGCCCAACTGTTAATAATACAAATGGAATCCATACGTCTGTCAGTTTGCATTCCATTTCGAGTACTGGTATCCCTTTACCAAATAGGCCCAGTAACACGGGGATACCAGGTCGGAGTGGCCTTCCCAGACCGACATCTGCTATTGGAGGTAGTGGAATACCCAGAAGCAAATTAGCACAACCTGTCCGAAGGTGAGTCATGTTTTAAGCAGTACTTTTTAATCTGTGAAGTAAGTGCTTTTATTTATTTCTAGGAATTTTCTATACTTGACAGTGCCAGTGATAGTGCCTTGTTGTTTGATCTTGTCCAGAGATGGATGTAAATCAGAGACTTGAGTGTAGCTTAATTTCTCTCTGCTGCCTCTTGAGAAAGCAATCCCATTTATTGTGTGTCTTGAAAACTGATGAAGCTTAATCCCTGCTCCATGAATGTGATTTCAGACTCTGTACAGAGCTTAAtggaatttctttttttttagaaaggaatcattacagtgtggaaacaggccattcagcccaatgagtccacaccaactctccaaagagtatcccacccagaaccatccccttaccctaaccctgtaACCTGGCATTTCCCATTtataatgcacctaacttacacacctCTGAatacaatgagcaatttagcaaagTCAACCAATGTAATgttgacatctttggactgtaggaggaaaccggagcacctggtggaaacctacgcagacatgggagaatatgTAAACACACAGTTACTGAAGGTGGAATagaagctgggtccctggcattgtgaggcagcagtgctaaccagtgagtgCCTGTGTAGTTTTTCCAAATGAACATATAGTACTATTGTATATATAGTgtagggtggcatagtggctcagtggttagcactgctgcctcacagctccagggaccagggtttgatttcagccttgggtgactcttggtgtggaatttgtacattctccctgtgtctgggtgggtttctgccaggtgcttcagtttcctcccacagtccaaagatgtgcagattcggtggattggccatggggaatgtagggttacaggggtagagtctgggtggaatgctcgtcaaagggtcagtgtggtctcgatGAGTGAAAACATCTGCTTCTACACTAAAAGGGATTCTCTTCTTTAATAATGATTTTAATGTGGAGGCAAGTTCACatttatctatttttatttcagttctagGCAGAAATTGGAAGTGATTAGTGGTAATCAGATGCCAGGTTTGATCAAATATTCATGATTAACCAATAACATGACCAACTAATCAATCAGTTTCCACAAACCATACAACATATGCCTTATGGAGTGAGGTGCAGGTTTTACGAACTTATGTAGGTCTCTCTTATAATTGGAAATTGAAGAGGGATAGTAATATCAAATGGCTGGTGTTGATTATGGGTTTGTGATGAATAAGATTGGAATGTAACAATACAGTGTTAAGTATATTCGTGATAATTAACACTAATTAAGCATGTAATTAGTAAGGGATTAAACATGTTAATAGGGATGGGGGAAGTGAATTAAAGGAGATGAAGTAACGGTtcagaaagggtggatgctgggaaactgTTTCGATTAGGCgtggagactaggacctgtgggcatagccttagaattggaggggggggtcaattttaaaactgaaatgaagagatatttcttcagtcagagagtagtgggcctgtgaaattcattgtcaCCG
Proteins encoded in this window:
- the slain1a gene encoding SLAIN motif-containing protein 1a, whose protein sequence is MGYKLQDLTDVQIMARLQEEKKLRRSMPNLARSFSATSSPDSFKNSRSFDSNLQNGISRLQSPACPSLNKLQHRVNSVSHFPLSVRQPPKATAYVSPTVNNTNGIHTSVSLHSISSTGIPLPNRPSNTGIPGRSGLPRPTSAIGGSGIPRSKLAQPVRSFLQPPKPLTALSSLKDGSWRDGCY